The Trypanosoma brucei brucei TREU927 chromosome 2, complete sequence genome has a window encoding:
- a CDS encoding dynein intermediate chain, putative (similar to SP:Q39578: Dynein, 78 kDa intermediate chain, flagellar outer arm (IC78). {Chlamydomonas reinhardtii}), with the protein MKNGSSSGNQMSTTGGHRRGGSDRSAVRGSHVRRGKGEGRRRSTDSKKEVEAAIHVLDNGVDRTPLPLQRAGSGAPHDPRHPFSQNTSGQITTSVSQAMLPDSNSIFQSSALNASADVVPIPSTGEGANQSQVGFLTASSSLTSISIDHRLSSTTTGSARAAGSGPLADAPPHTSWDGHGRGDATQVLTREQRREWLEEKTTVVLHETPTIMLYMHQDEVVPNDRPTELNEVLERNKAYAELVEAKRVDEGTRFQVKGSWTFAPPKKSIHSAIQPPSKKNSGGLQVTPWMLRDAFAHFAENDTNDEDQEGTADEEEEEVELVEDPSDTGKDTGSERTTDPSNASTSQQSVAWMFSDTIMSTLRVMERVVVQNTMEEVQLSYRGIVMDPEACRVRKEEAATSGLMGPDSDDMNSATTDDNKEAEQQNDQQTAGVDDSAAAVAQKAEVPPVKLPEDVRALWTFRSPITKRREVTCMAWNCKETDILAVGYSAYHDEETQMLDAPHMFHGGIVCCWSLKNPLAPERVIQLSSEAGVSSIAFSDEHPSLLAVGNTEGRIVIYDIRKDTNIPAIKTTLTSGQHTGAVWELKWVARRKERGEFLLSISGDGRVVQWAVGKTIERVAPDLMNLKRQHGAASESAFAAESSGVLNGKKDGAPAGLKMPTQRRRCEALFSRQCGGMCFDVCPADGSVYVVGTEDGSVHQCNKSQTENYELDYAPHSELVYRVRWSPYSDNYFLTCSADWSSRLYRLGQSAQVLTFDSPNQDAVQDVAWSYANSTSFATVSAQGSVEFWSIAESIHPTSRVQYVDRRRLTAVLFAEQDAPAVVVGDEKGDVTVFRLIGQYYSSMNLSLEEQERELEDVVRKATT; encoded by the coding sequence CGGGCGGACACCGCCGGGGCGGCAGTGACCGTAGCGCGGTGAGAGGTTCCCACGTCCGTCGGGGTAAAGGGGAAGGCAGGCGGCGCTCAACGGactcaaaaaaggaagtagaagCAGCAATTCACGTTCTGGACAATGGCGTTGACCGTACACCGCTTCCACTTCAAAGGGCTGGTAGCGGAGCTCCGCACGATCCGCGTCACCCCTTTAGTCAGAACACAAGCGGTCAGATAACGACGTCTGTAAGTCAAGCAATGCTTCCCGACTCCAACTCCATATTTCAGTCATCTGCCTTGAATGCTTCTGCTGATGTTGTTCCAATTCCATCCACGGGAGAAGGGGCAAATCAATCTCAAGTCGGATTCCTCACTGCGTCGTCCTCACTCACGAGTATTTCAATTGATCACCGCCTCTCGAGCACAACCACCGGTTCCGCTCGAGCAGCCGGAAGTGGTCCGCTGGCTGACGCGCCGCCACACACGTCGTGGGATGGTCACGGCCGCGGCGACGCGACGCAGGTGCTCACTCGGGAGCAGCGCCGCGAGTGGttagaggaaaaaacaactgtTGTGCTTCACGAAACCCCAACGATCATGCTCTACATGCACCAGGATGAAGTAGTTCCAAACGATCGGCCGACTGAGTTAAACGAAGTTTTAGAGCGCAACAAAGCGTATGCCGAGTTGGTTGAGGCAAAACGTGTGGACGAGGGGACGCGGTTTCAGGTGAAGGGCTCCTGGACGTTTGCGCCACCGAAAAAGTCTATTCACTCTGCCATACAGCCTCCGTCCAAAAAGAATTCTGGTGGGTTACAAGTCACACCGTGGATGCTTCGCGACGCGTTTGCGCATTTTGCCGAAAATGATACAAATGACGAAGACCAAGAGGGAACCgcggatgaggaggaggaggaagtagAACTTGTTGAGGACCCCTCGGATACCGGAAAGGATACGGGTTCCGAGCGCACAACAGATCCTAGTAATGCAAGTACATCCCAACAGTCAGTGGCGTGGATGTTTTCGGACACGATCATGTCAACCCTGCGCGTGATGGAGCGCGTAGTCGTGCAGAATACCATGGAAGAGGTGCAGCTCTCCTATAGAGGGATAGTAATGGATCCAGAAGCTTGTCGGgtaaggaaggaggaagcggCAACGTCAGGTCTGATGGGACCTGATTCAGACGACATGAACTCTGCAACTACGGATGATAATAAAGAAGCAGAGCAGCAGAATGATCAACAGACAGCTGGGGTCGACGATTCTGCTGCAGCAGTTGCACAAAAGGCGGAAGTGCCACCAGTGAAGTTGCCTGAAGATGTGAGGGCCTTATGGACGTTTCGATCGCCCATCACAAAGCGGCGCGAGGTAACCTGTATGGCGTGGAATTGCAAAGAGACCGACATTCTTGCTGTGGGTTACAGCGCGTATCATGACGAAGAGACTCAAATGTTAGATGCCCCACACATGTTTCATGGTGGTATTGTATGTTGCTGGTCGCTCAAGAATCCTCTTGCTCCTGAGCGCGTTATTCAACTTTCCTCCGAAGCTGGTGTTTCCTCCATTGCCTTTTCCGACGAGCATCCGAGTCTTCTTGCGGTCGGAAATACGGAGGGGCGCATCGTTATTTATGACATACGAAAGGACACAAATATCCCCGCTATCAAAACCACCCTCACAAGCGGTCAGCACACTGGGGCGGTGTGGGAGCTGAAATGGGTGGCGCGGCGGAAGGAGCGAGGAGAGTTCCTCCTTTCCATATCCGGCGATGGTCGTGTTGTACAGTGGGCTGTCGGTAAAACCATTGAGCGTGTGGCTCCTGATCTTATGAACCTCAAGAGGCAGCACGGTGCCGCATCAGAGTCTGCGTTCGCCGCTGAGTCGAGCGGCGTCCTGAATGGTAAAAAAGATGGCGCTCCTGCGGGTCTGAAAATGCCGACGCAACGACGTAGATGTGAAGCGCTTTTTTCACGGCAATGTGGTGGTATGTGCTTTGATGTCTGTCCAGCTGATGGAAGTGTGTATGTAGTTGGTACGGAAGATGGTTCCGTGCATCAATGCAACAAGAGTCAGACAGAGAACTACGAACTAGACTATGCCCCCCACTCTGAGCTAGTGTATCGCGTGCGGTGGTCTCCATACAGTGACAACTATTTTCTAACTTGTTCGGCTGACTGGAGTTCTCGTCTTTATCGCCTTGGTCAATCTGCACAAGTGCTGACGTTTGACAGTCCCAACCAGGATGCGGTGCAGGATGTGGCGTGGTCCTACGCAAACTCTACAAGTTTTGCCACCGTAAGTGCACAAGGAAGTGTCGAATTTTGGTCCATTGCCGAATCCATTCATCCTACCTCTCGTGTGCAATATGTGGACAGGCGACGCCTCACCGCGGTGCTATTCGCTGAACAAGATGCCCCTGCTGTTGTGGTAGGCGATGAGAAGGGTGATGTCACGGTCTTTCGTCTTATCGGTCAGTACTACAGTAGTATGAACTTGTCTCTGGAGGAACAAGAACGTGAGTTGGAGGATGTAGTTCGAAAGGCGACCACATAA